From one Nonomuraea polychroma genomic stretch:
- a CDS encoding NAD(P)/FAD-dependent oxidoreductase, translated as MTVTPNRPQVVIVGAGVAGYQAARTLSRRVGDGAEIVLVNPTGVALHPELLPQVMMGVLSPDRVSVPLAETLPGVRVVLGTVTHIDAHAQRVLYDGGVLDYDRLIVAAGGVSEVAQVSAVSAHSVGFHNVGQALHLRDHIHRQLSLAAASTDPFERAAHCTFVVLGAGYAGTAAASAGQALSQSIAGRDPRLREQPIRWILADPAEWLLPDMRHRLSRTTARMLRSRGVEVRTRTSLGQVTSRGLRLTDGEFIPTRTIVWSFGVRPDPLVTNLGLAAEQGRIRVDEHLAVPGHPEIYACGDVAAVPDLTRPGKITPMSGQHALRQGMLAGSNVAASIGYGSRRPYQHRIHDSIVDLVRTPEQLLRVA; from the coding sequence ATGACAGTGACACCGAACAGGCCACAGGTTGTGATCGTCGGAGCCGGGGTCGCCGGATACCAGGCGGCGCGTACCCTGTCGCGCAGGGTGGGAGACGGCGCGGAGATCGTGCTGGTCAACCCGACCGGTGTCGCGCTGCATCCGGAGCTGCTCCCGCAGGTGATGATGGGCGTCCTCAGCCCGGATCGGGTGAGCGTGCCGCTGGCCGAGACGCTGCCGGGTGTGCGGGTGGTGCTCGGCACGGTCACCCACATCGACGCCCACGCCCAGCGCGTGCTGTACGACGGCGGCGTGCTGGACTACGACCGGCTGATCGTCGCGGCAGGAGGCGTGAGCGAAGTCGCCCAGGTCTCCGCGGTCTCGGCGCACAGCGTCGGCTTCCACAACGTCGGCCAGGCCCTCCATCTGCGCGATCACATCCACCGGCAGCTTTCCCTGGCCGCCGCGAGCACCGATCCCTTCGAACGCGCGGCGCACTGCACGTTCGTCGTGCTCGGCGCGGGATACGCGGGTACGGCGGCGGCCTCGGCCGGGCAGGCGCTGTCCCAGTCGATCGCCGGCCGCGACCCGCGGTTACGGGAGCAGCCGATCCGCTGGATCCTGGCCGATCCCGCCGAGTGGCTGCTGCCTGACATGCGGCACCGCCTGTCCAGGACCACGGCACGGATGCTGCGGTCGCGGGGCGTGGAGGTCCGGACGCGGACCTCGCTCGGTCAGGTCACCTCCCGGGGGCTGCGGCTCACCGACGGCGAGTTCATCCCCACCCGCACGATCGTGTGGAGCTTCGGGGTCCGCCCCGATCCACTCGTGACCAACCTCGGACTGGCGGCCGAGCAGGGCAGGATCAGGGTGGACGAGCACCTCGCCGTGCCCGGCCATCCCGAGATCTACGCCTGCGGCGACGTGGCCGCCGTGCCCGACCTCACCAGGCCCGGCAAGATCACCCCGATGAGCGGGCAGCATGCCTTGCGCCAAGGCATGCTGGCGGGCAGCAACGTCGCGGCCTCCATCGGGTACGGCTCGCGCCGGCCGTACCAGCACAGGATCCACGACTCCATCGTGGACCTGGTCCGGACGCCGGAGCAGTTGCTGCGTGTGGCATGA
- a CDS encoding MFS transporter — MTATADASSGVIRSLVPARLDRLPWTSFHTRLVVALGVAWVLDGLEITIASSVTGVLSQPGTLDMSATAVGAIATVYLVGEVVGALVFGRLSDRLGRRNLFTVTLLVYLVGSGLTAFTLGHGTGWILYLFATRFIAGMGIGGEYAAINSAIDEMIPATYRGRVDIGVNGTYWAGAILGTLGTLVLLHSLSPAMGWRLAFLLGPVLAVVVVYVRRNLPESPRWLLMHGRTAEAERTMAAIEAQAGMPRGLPPVDDSGAIEVRPKPVGYRALLRVLFVDHWRRSVLGATLMITQSFLYNAIFFTYALVLTHFYGVRATDAPIYLIGFAAGNLLGPLTIGRLFDTIGRKQMIAGTYLVSGVLLAITAVLFDHGVLTAATQTAAWCVIFFFASAGASAAYLSVSEIFPLEVRGQAIAVFFAIAQCFGAVGPVLYGHLIGTGSDPSRLFAGYLIGGAVMVVGGVVEILLGVRAERRPLEAVARPLSAIPGTAVPRAAGATTTFSPRRED; from the coding sequence ATGACAGCGACGGCTGATGCTTCATCCGGAGTGATCCGCAGCCTGGTTCCGGCGCGACTGGATCGATTGCCGTGGACGTCGTTCCACACCCGGCTCGTGGTGGCGCTCGGCGTGGCATGGGTGCTCGACGGTCTGGAGATCACCATTGCCAGCTCGGTGACGGGGGTGTTGAGCCAGCCCGGCACGCTGGACATGTCGGCGACCGCCGTCGGGGCCATCGCGACCGTCTACCTTGTCGGCGAAGTGGTGGGCGCCCTGGTCTTCGGACGGCTGTCGGACCGGCTGGGCCGTCGCAACCTGTTCACCGTGACGTTGCTGGTGTACCTGGTCGGCAGCGGTCTGACCGCGTTCACGCTGGGGCACGGCACCGGCTGGATCCTCTACCTGTTCGCCACCCGCTTCATCGCGGGCATGGGCATCGGCGGTGAGTACGCCGCGATCAACTCGGCGATCGACGAGATGATTCCCGCCACGTACCGGGGCCGGGTCGACATCGGCGTCAACGGAACCTACTGGGCCGGCGCCATCCTCGGCACCCTCGGCACGCTGGTGCTCCTGCATTCGCTGTCCCCCGCGATGGGCTGGCGGCTGGCGTTCCTGCTCGGCCCTGTCCTCGCGGTCGTCGTGGTGTACGTGCGGCGCAACCTGCCGGAAAGCCCTCGCTGGCTGCTCATGCACGGCCGCACGGCGGAGGCGGAGCGCACCATGGCCGCCATCGAGGCACAGGCCGGCATGCCCCGCGGCCTGCCGCCGGTGGACGACAGCGGCGCGATTGAGGTCAGGCCGAAGCCGGTCGGCTACCGTGCCCTGCTGCGGGTGCTGTTTGTCGATCACTGGCGGCGCTCCGTGCTGGGCGCCACCTTGATGATCACCCAGTCGTTCCTGTACAACGCGATCTTCTTCACGTACGCGCTGGTGCTGACCCACTTCTACGGGGTGCGCGCCACTGACGCGCCGATCTACCTGATCGGGTTCGCGGCGGGGAACCTGCTCGGCCCGCTCACCATCGGCCGGCTGTTCGACACCATCGGCCGCAAGCAAATGATCGCCGGCACCTACCTCGTGTCCGGCGTGCTGCTCGCGATCACCGCCGTCCTCTTCGACCACGGCGTCCTGACCGCGGCCACCCAGACCGCGGCATGGTGCGTGATCTTCTTCTTCGCGTCGGCCGGCGCCAGCGCCGCCTACCTGTCGGTCAGCGAGATCTTCCCGCTCGAGGTGCGGGGCCAGGCGATCGCGGTGTTCTTCGCCATCGCGCAGTGCTTCGGCGCGGTGGGGCCCGTGCTGTACGGGCACCTCATCGGCACCGGTTCCGACCCGTCCCGGCTGTTCGCCGGCTACCTCATCGGCGGCGCCGTCATGGTGGTCGGTGGTGTCGTCGAGATCCTGCTCGGGGTCCGCGCCGAACGCCGGCCGCTGGAGGCGGTGGCCCGCCCGTTGTCCGCGATCCCCGGCACGGCGGTGCCGAGGGCGGCGGGCGCGACGACCACCTTCTCCCCGCGCCGCGAGGACTAG
- a CDS encoding DUF6069 family protein: protein MTMPDPTNGIDGNGVDYAPRPIWPDARLMWTGGAATALVAALIVLVGVLFTRGVLGIPVLAPERAGVFGDSTTITYAVSAAAAAFLATALLHLLLIAVPSPFSFFGCIAALGTLGAVIGPLTRDALLDSKITAAVINLAVGVAVISLLSGVAHSALQRAGSRRPPGSHADGRGRW, encoded by the coding sequence ATGACCATGCCCGACCCCACCAACGGCATCGACGGCAACGGCGTCGACTACGCCCCCAGGCCCATCTGGCCGGACGCACGGCTGATGTGGACGGGGGGCGCGGCCACCGCCCTGGTGGCGGCCCTCATCGTGCTGGTCGGCGTGCTGTTCACTCGAGGAGTGCTGGGCATCCCGGTGCTGGCTCCGGAGCGCGCCGGGGTTTTCGGCGACTCCACCACCATCACCTATGCGGTGTCCGCCGCAGCGGCCGCCTTCCTGGCCACGGCGCTGCTGCACCTGCTGCTCATCGCGGTCCCCAGCCCGTTCTCGTTCTTCGGCTGCATCGCGGCGCTGGGCACCCTGGGGGCGGTCATCGGCCCGTTGACCCGGGACGCCCTGCTGGACAGCAAGATCACCGCCGCTGTCATCAACCTCGCCGTGGGCGTCGCGGTCATCTCGCTCCTGTCCGGCGTGGCACATAGCGCGCTCCAGCGTGCCGGTTCCCGCCGCCCGCCCGGCTCGCACGCCGATGGGCGCGGCCGCTGGTGA
- a CDS encoding DUF899 domain-containing protein codes for MSTNALPPVVDADTWQRQLEALRAREKAATRELDAIAAQRRRMPMVRMPDYTLEGEDGPVRLAEIFEGRRQLIVYNHMWFPGKEWQCPGCTGFTSQFTRLDFLDNHDARFVIVTQGPIDEALAYKRRVGNKMAWYSTANSPFGTDVGAPPGGGFAVNVFLRDGDTVYRTWHTNGRGTEQLSHTFALIDLLPYGRQEEWQDSPDGWPQSPTYSRWATSKDIAALYGPDTA; via the coding sequence ATGAGCACAAACGCGCTACCACCCGTCGTCGACGCTGACACCTGGCAGCGTCAGCTCGAAGCACTGCGTGCCCGGGAGAAGGCCGCGACCCGGGAACTCGACGCCATCGCCGCCCAGCGCCGCCGCATGCCAATGGTGAGGATGCCGGACTACACCCTCGAGGGCGAGGACGGACCGGTTCGGCTGGCGGAAATCTTCGAAGGCAGGAGGCAGTTGATCGTCTACAACCACATGTGGTTCCCTGGCAAGGAGTGGCAGTGCCCGGGCTGCACCGGGTTCACCTCGCAGTTCACCCGGCTGGACTTCCTGGACAACCACGATGCCCGATTCGTCATCGTCACCCAGGGTCCGATCGACGAAGCACTCGCCTACAAGCGGCGGGTCGGGAACAAGATGGCCTGGTATTCCACCGCGAACAGCCCGTTCGGCACCGACGTCGGCGCGCCGCCCGGCGGAGGCTTCGCCGTCAACGTGTTCCTGCGCGATGGCGACACCGTGTATCGCACCTGGCACACCAACGGCCGGGGCACCGAGCAGCTCAGCCACACCTTCGCGCTGATCGACCTGCTGCCGTACGGGCGGCAGGAGGAGTGGCAGGACTCGCCCGACGGCTGGCCGCAGTCGCCCACCTACAGCCGGTGGGCCACCTCCAAGGACATCGCCGCGCTCTACGGCCCGGATACCGCCTAG
- a CDS encoding acyl-CoA desaturase, with product MTISVQQVERRQDYDGTSPFPGAEEHVTAGRAVVALTAAIVILPFLALGVAIFLAWGQGVAFTDLLLAAGFYVVTGLGVTVGFHRLLTHASFTARPWLRVALAIAGSMSFQGNLIGWVATHRRHHAFTDQPGDPHSPYRYGTGLRGQLRGLAHAHTGWLFTDDRTPAERYAPDLLADPAMTRITRAFPALCTLSLALPFLAGWAITSTLYGGLTAFLWAGLIRIALLQHITWSVNSLCHLIGSRPFKTRRHDRSTNLWPLALLSFGESWHNGHHSEPTCARHGLEHGQTDPAAAAIRLFERLGWASDVHWPDPDRIQRRRTTLPSQARAPGAD from the coding sequence TCACCGTTCCCCGGGGCAGAAGAACACGTGACGGCCGGCCGGGCCGTGGTGGCGCTGACGGCGGCGATCGTGATCCTGCCGTTCCTCGCGCTCGGTGTCGCGATCTTCCTGGCGTGGGGGCAGGGAGTCGCGTTCACCGATCTGCTGCTGGCGGCGGGCTTCTACGTGGTGACCGGGCTGGGCGTGACGGTCGGGTTCCACCGGCTGCTCACCCATGCCTCCTTCACCGCCCGGCCATGGCTGCGCGTGGCCCTGGCCATCGCCGGGTCGATGAGCTTCCAAGGCAACCTCATCGGCTGGGTCGCCACCCACCGCCGCCACCACGCCTTCACCGACCAGCCGGGCGACCCGCACTCTCCCTACCGGTACGGCACCGGCCTGCGCGGGCAGCTTCGGGGGCTTGCCCACGCCCACACCGGCTGGCTGTTCACCGACGACCGAACACCGGCCGAACGCTACGCCCCAGACCTGCTCGCCGACCCCGCCATGACCCGGATCACCCGCGCCTTCCCCGCGCTGTGCACGCTGTCACTGGCGCTGCCGTTCCTCGCCGGCTGGGCGATCACCAGCACCCTGTACGGCGGCCTCACCGCCTTCCTGTGGGCCGGATTGATCCGCATCGCGCTGCTCCAGCACATCACCTGGAGCGTCAACTCCCTCTGCCACCTCATCGGCAGCAGACCCTTCAAAACCCGCCGCCACGACCGCTCCACCAACCTGTGGCCACTGGCCCTGCTGTCCTTCGGCGAAAGCTGGCACAACGGCCACCACAGCGAACCCACCTGCGCCCGCCACGGCCTCGAACACGGCCAAACCGACCCAGCCGCCGCCGCGATCCGCCTGTTCGAACGACTGGGCTGGGCCAGCGACGTGCACTGGCCCGACCCCGACCGCATCCAACGCCGCCGCACCACCCTGCCATCACAAGCCCGCGCACCCGGCGCAGACTGA
- a CDS encoding response regulator, which produces MRTVELHCLIVDDSRRFLQAACRLLELQGVRVVGVASTGSEAGALVSALRPDVALVDIGLGEESGFDVADRLDGVPVIMISARDADDLVHLVEASRAIGFLSKSGLSGPAIRELLSAHRGT; this is translated from the coding sequence GTGAGAACCGTGGAGTTGCACTGCCTGATCGTCGACGACAGCCGGCGGTTCCTGCAGGCCGCGTGCCGGCTGCTGGAGCTGCAGGGCGTCCGGGTCGTCGGCGTGGCCAGCACCGGGTCCGAGGCGGGGGCGCTGGTCTCGGCGTTGCGGCCCGACGTGGCGCTGGTCGACATCGGGCTGGGTGAGGAGAGCGGCTTCGACGTTGCGGACCGGCTGGACGGCGTCCCGGTCATCATGATCTCGGCCCGGGACGCGGACGACCTAGTGCACCTGGTCGAGGCGAGCCGTGCGATCGGGTTCCTGTCCAAGTCCGGGCTGTCCGGGCCGGCCATCCGTGAACTGCTCAGCGCGCATCGAGGAACGTGA
- a CDS encoding cytochrome b, whose amino-acid sequence MRSLLAKRRSFQFSHWSFMFAEIAVWSFVVLAVTGAVLMVFYNPSMSQVTYDGSYGPLRGLFVSEAFDSTMHLSLEVRGGLLIRQMHHWAALVFVAAVVLQLLRMFLTGAFRRPRTGQWLIWVTLLALGMAAGETGNALPDDMLSGGSLWLIMSVVQSIPVVGTWALSVLFGPDFPGDRVIPVMYGGHLLVSAIIAALLIARELLVRRHGHSRFIASLPAQRSARPTMALATIGMLIILGFGFQIAPIWLYGPAKPTHISAGSVPDWYMGFLDGALRIMPAWELTLGDYTLSLAVLVPTLVIPGVFFTALAAYPMAERFLLSRRSRRDVLGRPKTTSRMARETLARDLLDRPRETPVKTAIAVAGVTFYGLLWAAAANDQIAHQFHLTVDAVTIFFRFAVVIGPLIAFVITRWICLALQQTDHHVAEHGVETGIIMRSPDGGFHERLAPVQQERREPAITSGR is encoded by the coding sequence ATGCGTTCGTTGTTGGCCAAACGCCGCTCGTTTCAGTTCTCCCACTGGTCGTTCATGTTCGCCGAAATCGCCGTCTGGTCGTTCGTCGTTCTGGCGGTGACCGGGGCGGTGCTGATGGTGTTCTACAACCCCAGCATGTCCCAGGTCACCTATGACGGCTCGTACGGCCCGCTGCGCGGGCTCTTCGTCAGCGAGGCCTTCGACTCGACCATGCATCTGAGCCTGGAGGTGCGCGGCGGACTGCTCATCCGCCAGATGCACCACTGGGCGGCGCTCGTCTTCGTGGCGGCCGTCGTGTTGCAGCTGCTGCGTATGTTCCTCACCGGCGCGTTCCGCCGCCCGCGCACCGGGCAGTGGCTGATCTGGGTCACGCTGCTGGCGCTGGGCATGGCCGCCGGCGAAACCGGCAACGCCCTGCCTGACGACATGCTGTCGGGTGGGAGCCTCTGGCTGATCATGTCGGTCGTGCAGTCCATCCCCGTGGTGGGCACCTGGGCGCTGTCGGTCCTGTTCGGCCCGGACTTCCCCGGTGACCGGGTCATTCCGGTCATGTACGGGGGGCACCTGCTGGTCTCGGCCATCATTGCCGCGCTGCTGATCGCCCGTGAACTGCTGGTGCGGCGGCACGGCCACTCCCGGTTCATCGCCTCGCTGCCGGCGCAGCGGAGCGCGCGCCCGACGATGGCGCTCGCGACGATCGGCATGCTGATCATTCTCGGGTTCGGGTTCCAGATTGCCCCTATATGGCTGTACGGCCCTGCCAAGCCGACGCATATCTCAGCGGGCTCGGTTCCCGACTGGTACATGGGGTTCCTCGACGGCGCTCTCCGGATCATGCCCGCGTGGGAGCTCACCCTCGGGGACTACACGCTCAGCCTCGCGGTCCTCGTTCCCACACTGGTGATACCCGGGGTCTTCTTCACCGCCCTGGCCGCGTACCCGATGGCCGAGCGCTTCCTCCTCTCGCGACGCAGCCGCCGCGACGTGCTGGGCCGGCCCAAGACCACGAGTCGCATGGCCCGCGAGACGCTCGCGCGTGACCTGCTCGATCGGCCACGCGAGACGCCGGTGAAGACGGCCATCGCGGTCGCCGGAGTCACGTTCTACGGCCTGCTGTGGGCGGCCGCGGCCAACGACCAGATCGCCCACCAGTTCCACCTCACCGTCGATGCTGTGACGATCTTCTTCAGGTTCGCCGTGGTCATCGGTCCCCTCATCGCCTTCGTCATCACCCGGTGGATCTGCCTCGCACTTCAGCAGACCGACCACCACGTGGCCGAGCACGGAGTGGAGACCGGGATCATCATGCGGTCCCCGGACGGCGGGTTCCACGAACGGCTGGCGCCGGTGCAGCAAGAGCGCCGGGAGCCGGCGATCACCTCGGGGAGATGA